In Athalia rosae chromosome 6, iyAthRosa1.1, whole genome shotgun sequence, one DNA window encodes the following:
- the LOC125501329 gene encoding uncharacterized protein LOC125501329 — translation MMIAIVLILLLPTRALGLVGYDCGGPNLNISTVSLIDVGDCDIPDVNPNTTSPYIQLLQLAKYEHSMVTQCSVKIHRNIFYCGMHSHLSGVPNGVAQYISEVSQDSCKEMHRTGIFYYNRENQVSGIKPNSTTTASITLAGKIQPGGYCEGTQYADPYGSWDDVVVQAAVTISLRTYRASVNLENNKLYLRSGTTCTYSDEACVDVDGGHTFWTTLPQENCRFNQYDVLYEGIGNKIEDPTSNDKIIMYTVTAGDVTFALTKRGEQHLCGYTMIKTEHPKLIIVETRREEAVPARRKLAVENLDMFAYVNSKFVYVERHVRTQMNQLYKDILVQRCELEKQVLRNSLTTATSSPDEFAYHLMKGPGYMALSAGEVVHIVKCIPVEVRVLRTRECYNQLPVEKGNETMFLSPRTHVLVRTGTQVNCNEFLPPMYFLIDGWYKLLPNPVKSIPPTVMEPLTKPTWKYTNPGELATSGIYASEDLENLRERIMFPVERPSVLHTIARGANGQPTVRQGLSMLNLLDEKALENIAKTTWSKIWSSFTSFGSIAAGGIGIYFIFQLIKLIIDTLVHGYALHTVYGWSIHLIGALWASVASLLIHLGRTPREGRRTPDEDEELASAPPSLITKEPDVSSVTVYQPVVDSIEDLQKRLAARQMPNTRLTFETEGGGVTSRDHKTPPHQY, via the coding sequence ATGATGATAGCGATCGTACTTATTTTACTATTACCCACAAGGGCATTGGGCCTGGTTGGTTACGATTGCGGTGGGCCGAATCTTAATATATCAACTGTATCCCTTATTGACGTCGGAGATTGCGATATCCCGGACGTAAACCCCAACACAACGAGCCCTTATATCCAATTACTCCAGCTGGCGAAATACGAACATAGTATGGTCACGCAATGCAGCGTGAAGATACACCGAAATATCTTTTACTGTGGAATGCATTCTCACTTATCGGGCGTGCCAAACGGCGTTGCGCAATATATATCAGAGGTTAGCCAGGACTCATGCAAAGAGATGCATCGAACCGGAATATTTTACTACAACAGGGAAAACCAAGTCTCCGGAATAAAACCAAACTCCACTACCACAGCCAGTATCACCTTGGCGGGGAAAATTCAACCAGGAGGATACTGTGAGGGAACCCAATATGCAGACCCTTACGGAAGCTGGGATGACGTAGTTGTACAAGCGGCAGTGACGATCAGTCTAAGAACGTACCGAGCCTCGGTGAATTTGGAGAATAACAAATTATATCTTCGATCAGGAACTACGTGCACCTACAGCGACGAAGCATGTGTCGATGTTGACGGTGGTCACACCTTTTGGACTACCCTACCCCAGGAGAACTGTCGGTTCAACCAATACGATGTACTCTATGAaggaattggaaataaaatagaagatcCAACAtctaacgataaaattataatgtaTACCGTGACAGCAGGCGACGTGACGTTCGCTTTAACAAAACGAGGAGAACAACATTTATGTGGATATACCATGATAAAAACCGAACATCCCAAATTGATAATTGTAGAAACAAGGAGGGAGGAAGCGGTACCTGCCCGAAGGAAGCTTGCAGTTGAGAACCTCGACATGTTTGCCTATGTCAACTCCAAGTTCGTTTATGTTGAGCGGCACGTGCGTACGCAAATGAATCAGCTGTACAAAGATATACTAGTACAACGGTGTGAGTTAGAGAAACAAGTATTACGCAACTCATTGACCACAGCTACTTCTTCGCCCGACGAATTCGCTTATCACCTGATGAAAGGACCCGGCTACATGGCTCTCAGTGCCGGAGAGGTGGTGCACATTGTCAAATGTATACCTGTGGAAGTACGCGTACTCAGAACCAGGGAGTGTTACAACCAGCTACccgtggaaaaaggaaatgaaacaatGTTCCTTTCGCCAAGAACTCATGTGCTAGTCAGAACCGGCACCCAAGTAAATTGCAACGAATTCCTTCCGCCTAtgtattttctcatcgatgGATGGTACAAGCTCTTACCTAACCCGGTAAAAAGCATACCACCTACAGTAATGGAACCCCTGACGAAACCTACATGGAAATATACCAACCCGGGAGAGTTGGCAACGAGCGGAATCTACGCCAGCGAAGATCTGGAAAATTTACGCGAACGCATCATGTTCCCCGTGGAGAGACCATCTGTCCTACACACCATAGCTCGAGGAGCCAATGGACAACCAACTGTACGACAAGGACTCTCTATGCTAAATTTACTTGACGAGAAAGCCCTggaaaatattgcaaaaacaACCTGGAGCAAGATTTGGTCCTCTTTTACGTCATTTGGATCCATTGCCGCCGGAGGTATTGGGATATACTTCATATTCCAACTAATCAAACTCATTATTGATACTCTTGTGCACGGGTATGCCTTGCATACCGTTTATGGGTGGTCAATCCACTTGATCGGAGCCTTATGGGCATCAGTCGCGTCACTGCTGATCCATCTAGGAAGAACGCCTCGTGAAGGAAGGAGAACCCCTGATGAAGACGAAGAATTAGCCTCTGCCCCTCCTTCACTGATTACGAAAGAACCCGATGTATCCTCTGTAACCGTATACCAACCAGTTGTTGATTCTATAGAAGACCTGCAGAAGCGTCTCGCGGCACGTCAAATGCCAAACACACGTTTAACATTTGAAACTGAGGGGGGAGGTGTCACATCCCGCGACCACAAAACACCACCCCACCAATATTAA
- the LOC125501328 gene encoding uncharacterized protein LOC125501328 → MWLHSVKDPTSRLVRWRLKLAEYEYKVQYKAGKINLNADALSRNPIEINQQILKINQTRPNTSDNIKIVSGDLFTANEEYSLAHCVAKDFRMGAGIALEFRKRFRGVRMLKNQNKTIGEVAYLPHGKRYIFYLITKEVSYGKPTIKSIERSLFALRNLCIKLNCYKIAMPKIGCGLDKLSWPDVEEKIRIIFPEPFTILIYENKINSTSEPTSPITNSAKDDPYQVPPSENDISNANCATPMPSTAKPKHSQIEIPHRILRDRNNIRKPQWYSDPLNGNNHTQNLDDITDDDCSRQSSNQHNRSDSESCDTDKDDQPRFDSREFILSDNKDSDQDSDDDERDAGFRPNIEYSTDSNSEIIPSQDEDNPLPGPRDDFPMEPEPRQFSETRDNLALQKGNLVFFITTHGQPCDEGARNLQSAGKLPPFTDVMLGRPKIQESGKTRYVGLAIKETIHTNLDEGIFKDALQSLLEVVRELQLDTLIISETQNIDHFSWSKIKLQLQQLFYDTPCKFIVCKNLIKIPPEDERISLIREYHASPIGGHKGMIKTYRRIRQYYYWTNMKAQIEEYIRNCLECQLKKLTRVKTRQPMVLTDTPGASFDKISMDIVGPLPTSPSGNEYILTIQDQLSKYCLAIPLETTTSAKIAEALIKNVFFKFGAPKYILTDQGANLISSLMKAVAKKFRIKQCRTTAFHPQSNGSIERSHHVLVEYLKQYIKKTNNWDEWLDCAMFSYNTSVHEGTKFTPHELVFGRLARLPSEHTTIDERLDRSYEDYLKQLFTTLKNLQTEARENLIKAKERYKYYYDRKINPLHLSEGDEVFLLKEPRDGKFGDHYTGPYKVLEILNNQNVRIKVKNNNRVVHRNKLKRMMHQTYDPTRI, encoded by the coding sequence ATGTGGTTACATTCCGTAAAGGATCCCACTTCTAGACTAGTGAGATGGAGATTAAAATTAGCCGAATACGAATATAAAGTCCAGTATAAggcaggaaaaataaatttaaacgcGGACGCATTATCCAGAAATCCGATAGAAATTAATCAGCAGATCctcaaaataaatcaaacacgACCAAATACAAGCGACAACATAAAAATAGTCTCAGGAGACTTATTCACAGCAAATGAAGAATATTCACTAGCGCACTGCGTAGCTAAAGATTTCAGAATGGGAGCAGGAATAGCCCTTGAATTTAGGAAAAGATTTCGCGGAGTCCGCAtgttgaagaaccaaaataaaacaatcggAGAAGTAGCTTATCTACCACATGGCaagagatatatattttaccttATCACCAAAGAAGTCAGTTACGGTAAACCGacaataaaatcaatcgaacgaaGCTTATTCGCATTAAGAAATCTCTGCATTAAATTAAACTGTTATAAGATAGCTATGCCCAAGATAGGTTGTGGACTCGATAAATTAAGTTGGCCGgatgtcgaagaaaaaatacgaatcaTATTTCCCGAGCCCTTCACGATCTTAATatacgagaataaaataaacagtaCCAGCGAACCAACCAGTCCAATAACAAACTCAGCTAAGGACGACCCTTATCAAGTACCGCCAAGTGAAAACGATATCTCAAACGCCAACTGCGCCACACCGATGCCATCAACAGCGAAACCCAAACATAGTCAAATAGAAATACCGCACCGAATATTGCGCGACAGAAACAACATTCGAAAGCCACAGTGGTATTCTGATCCCCTAAATGGAAACAACCATACACAGAATCTCGACGACATAACTGACGATGACTGCAGCCGCCAAAGCTCCAACCAACATAACAGGAGTGACTCAGAATCATGCGATACAGATAAGGATGACCAACCACGTTTCGACTCGCGGGAATTTATACTCAGCGACAATAAAGACAGCGATCAAGACTCTGACGATGACGAAAGAGACGCAGGGTTTAGACCTAATATCGAGTATTCAACCGACTCCAATTCAGAAATTATTCCAAGCCAAGACGAGGACAACCCTTTGCCAGGGCCACGTGACGATTTTCCGATGGAACCAGAGCCGCGTCAATTCTCTGAAACTCGAGACAACCTCGCACTTCAGAAGGGAAATTTAGTATTTTTCATAACCACACATGGCCAACCATGCGACGAGGGCGCTAGAAATCTCCAATCCGCGGGTAAACTGCCCCCCTTTACAGACGTGATGCTGGGCAGACCAAAAATTCAGGAGAGTGGGAAAACCCGCTATGTCGGTTTAGCAATAAAAGAAACCATACATACGAATTTAGATGAGGGTATATTCAAGGATGCACTACAATCTTTACTCGAGGTAGTACGGGAATTACAATTGGACACCCTAATAATTTCAGAGACACAAAACATAGATCACTTTAGCTGGAGCAAAATTAAACTTCAATTACAGCAGCTCTTTTACGATACCCCATGTAAATTTATAGTTTGCAAAAACCTCATTAAAATACCCCCAGAGGATGAAAGAATATCGCTAATTCGGGAATATCATGCTTCACCGATAGGAGGACATAAGGGGATGATTAAGACATATCGCCGAATCagacaatattattattggacAAATATGAAAGCCCAGATTGAGGAATATATTAGGAATTGTTTGGAATGTcagttaaaaaaattgaccagaGTAAAAACAAGGCAACCCATGGTTCTTACCGATACACCCGGTGCTagctttgataaaatttcaatggaTATCGTAGGTCCTCTACCTACCTCCCCTTCAgggaatgaatatatattaacCATACAGGATCAGCTTTCTAAATATTGCTTGGCAATACCCCTCGAAACCACAACGTCAGCCAAAATAGCAGAAGcattaataaaaaatgtattcttTAAATTCGGAGCcccaaaatatatattaacaGATCAGGGCGCTAATTTGATTAGTTCACTTATGAAAGCTGTAGCTAAGAAATTCAGGATTAAACAATGTAGAACAACGGCATTTCACCCTCAATCGAACGGTTCAATAGAAAGATCGCATCATGTATTGGTGGAATATTTAAAACAATATATAAAGAAAACCAACAACTGGGATGAATGGTTGGATTGTGCTATGTTTTCTTACAATACTAGCGTGCATGAAGGAACTAAATTCACGCCCCACGAATTAGTATTCGGAAGGCTAGCTAGGTTACCATCCGAACATACGACGATAGACGAACGACTCGACAGGAGTTACGAGGATTACTTGAAACAGTTATTTACCACGCTAAAGAATTTGCAGACGGAAGCAcgagaaaatttgataaaggCCAAAGAaaggtataaatattattacgacAGGAAAATAAACCCTTTGCATTTAAGTGAAGGAGACGAGGTATTTTTGCTAAAGGAACCAAGGGATGGCAAATTCGGAGATCATTATACGGGTCCGTACAAGGTTCTAGAGATATTAAACAATCAGAACGTTAGGatcaaagtaaaaaacaataaccGGGTAGTGCACCGTAATAAACTAAAAAGAATGATGCACCAAACATATGACCCTACTCGCATATAA
- the LOC125501371 gene encoding uncharacterized protein LOC125501371 — MAFFPKIFRKIGGPTSQRSSSDDLGTDINILIDTGAEPNLLKIGALATSTNINPNEILNLSGITDGYVETLGAVELNIRDIIVEFHLVTNDFPIQQDALFGTDFFDTHGATINYKNEWVEVNNEFFHFINRETVLLPGRTNVGFYIKIRNQEMKEGYLPKLNTIEGLYLGGAIVKNVNGRAYVRAINAREDDLELVIPTVTLLPIKDAKPLRSTSITEYDKHRDSVSDAIHPLVKNGTSMINSYIENNCVRIGKETVETLHEPSTSTSVLGPGEDQKNHRQLHMFSSDTISKDPIKSDPPINPTSNPNNDESFSSKPKRPIQIQLNPNIPRQKDAENPIDDKSFSSKPKRPIQIQLNPNIPRQKDAENPIDDESSSNKPNGPIPFQLNSNIPRQQDDESPNNDENNLKNNVSRLTIEISGEPSNNLNNERIDTGIKKLMRINYSDNTENNIRNIREERYDKIINLLRLEHLNQEERESVNELIRKNQDMFHIPGEPLGATNTIKHGITTTDDIPINTRQYRFPPVHKEEIAEQVKDLLDNDIIKPSLSPYNSPLWIVPKKPDSKGNKRWRTVIDYRALNEKTVGDAYPLPNITEILDQLGSAKYFSVFDLASGFHQIKMKETDAEKTAFSTPYGHYEFTRMPFGLKNAPATFQRLMDQVLSGLQGNELFVYLDDIVIYGSSIRNHEIKFNILMERLREANLKLQPDKCEFLKREVMYLGHIISDDGLKPDPKKIEAVKEFPRPKNAKNIKQFLGLAGYYRRFISDFSKIAKPLSNLLKKGIPFHGKESQEKAFIELRDKLCSKPILQYPDFTKPFVITTDASGYAIGGILSQAQNKIIQL, encoded by the exons ATggcattttttccaaaaattttccgtaaaaTCGGGGGGCCAACTTCACAGAGGTCATCTTCGGACGATTTAGGGACCGATATAAACATCCTTATTGACACCGGTGCAGAACCTAACTTGCTAAAGATCGGAGCACTAGCAACCTCGACGAATATCAATCCGAACGAAATATTAAATCTGTCAGGAATAACCGACGGTTACGTAGAAACTTTAGGTGCAGTCGAACTAAATATCCGCGATATAATAGTTGAATTCCACTTAGTCACCAACGACTTTCCGATCCAACAGGACGCGCTATTTGGAACAGATTTTTTCGACACGCACGGAGCGaccataaattataaaaacgaGTGGGTCGAAGTAaataacgaattttttcatttcattaatcGAGAGACGGTACTCTTACCCGGGAGAACAAACGTAGGATTTTATATCAAGATAAGAAACCAGGAGATGAAAGAAGGTTATTTACCAAAACTAAACACGATAGAAGGATTATATTTAGGAGGAGCAATAGTAAAAAACGTAAACGGGCGAGCATATGTTAGAGCAATAAACGCGAGGGAAGACGATTTAGAATTGGTAATACCGACCGTAACTTTACTACCGATCAAGGACGCGAAACCACTGCGAAGTACTTCAATTACAGAATACGACAAGCACAGGGATAGCGTGAGCGATGCGATTCATCCTCTGGTAAAAAACGGAACGTCAATGATAAATTCTtatatcgaaaataattgcgtAAGAATAGGGAAGGAAACCGTGGAGACGCTTCACGAACCTTCGACTTCGACTTCGGTCTTAGGACCGGGCGAAGACCAAAAAAATCACCGCCAATTACACATGTTTAGCTCCGATACGATATCAAAAGATCCAATAAAGTCAGACCCTCCTATAAATCCAACATCGAATCCAAATAATGACGAATCATTTTCCAGTAAGCCTAAAAGGCCGAtccaaattcaattgaatcccAATATTCCTCGTCAAAAAGACGCTGAGAATCCAATCGATGATAAATCATTTTCCAGTAAGCCTAAAAGGCCGAtccaaattcaattgaatcccAATATTCCTCGTCAAAAAGACGCTGAGAATCCAATCGATGATGAGTCATCCTCCAATAAGCCTAACGGGCCGATCccatttcaattgaattcaaatattcCTCGTCAACAAGACGATGAGAGTccaaataacgatgaaaacaatttaaaaaataatgtgtCACGACTAACTATTGAAATTTCAGGAGAACCTTCGAATAACCTTAACAATGAAAGAATTGATACTGGAATTAAAAAACTCatgcgaataaattattcggaTAATACGGAAAACAATATAAGAAATATACGCGAAGAACGTTAtgacaaaataataaatttactgCGATTAGAACACTTGAATCAGGAAGAAAGGGAAAGCGTTAACGAATTAATTAGGAAAAATCAAGACATGTTCCATATTCCAGGTGAGCCTTTAGGAGCCACAAATACAATTAAACACGGTATAACCACCACAGACGACATTCCGATAAATACGAGACAGTATAGATTTCCTCCGGTACATAAAGAAGAAATAGCTGAACAAGTAAAAGACTTGTTAGATAACGACATCATAAAACCTTCTCTTTCACCGTATAATTCGCCATTATGGATTGTACCCAAAAAGCCAGATTCCAAAGGCAATAAACGATGGCGCACGGTCATCGACTATCGCGCGTTAAACGAAAAGACAGTAGGAGACGCATACCCTCTTCCCAATATCACAGAAATACTAGATCAATTAGGAAGcgctaaatatttttcagtattCGATTTAGCCTCAGGGtttcatcaaataaaaatgaaagaaacagaTGCCGAGAAAACTGCATTTTCTACACCTTATGGACATTACGAATTCACTAGAATGCCGTTCGGACTAAAGAACGCGCCTGCAACTTTTCAAAGATTAATGGATCAGGTTTTATCAGGATTACAAGGAAACGAACTTTTTGTGTACTTAGATGATATAGTAATCTACGGCAGTTCAATACGGAATcacgaaattaaattcaatattttaatgGAAAGACTCAGGGAAGCAAATTTAAAACTGCAGCCTGACAAGtgcgaatttttaaaaaggGAAGTTATGTATTTAGGTCACATAATTAGTGATGACGGATTAAAACCGGATCCCAAAAAGATAGAAGCAGTAAAAGAATTTCCAAGACCTAAAAAcgctaaaaatatcaaacaattCCTCGGTTTAGCCGGATATTACAGAagatttatttccgatttttcaaaaatagcgAAACCTCTCTCAAACTTACTAAAAAAAGGAATACCGTTTCATGGGAAAGAATCACAGGAAAAAGCATTTATAGAATTACGCGATAAATTATGCAGTAAGCCAATATTACAATACCCAGATTTTACAAAACCCTTCGTGATAACTACAGATGCATCTGGCTACGCGATAGGCGGAATTCTAAGCCAAG CGcagaacaaaattattcaactataG
- the LOC125501503 gene encoding uncharacterized protein LOC125501503 — MQLSGTFPKRSLWDTAGSGYGLGSDTGPEPRRGNQTRVNSQLDQGCLWRCGQIGPNGCRTRMETMLHQSRIAPPEQGALMHSVPVYSDSGGERVKRKPKTAAK; from the exons ATGCAACTTTCCGGGACGTTCCCTAAGCGGAGCTTGTGGGACACGGCCGGTAGTG GATACGGACTCGGATCCGATACTGGACCAGAGCCGCGTCGGGGGAACCAGACCCGGGTCAACTCACAGTTGGACCAAGGCTGTCTGTGGAGATGTGGGCAGATTGGGCCGAATGGCTGCCGAACTCGGATGGAAACGATGCTCCACCAGAGTCGTATAGCCCCTCCAGAGCAGGGAGCACTTATGCACTCCGTGCCTGTCTATTCAGACTCGGGTGGGGAACG ggtgaaaagaaaaccaaaaacagcGGCCAAATAG
- the LOC125501372 gene encoding uncharacterized protein LOC125501372 has protein sequence MQSIIPEGVGDLVSIDYFGPLPASKGNYKWLLITIDAFSKFVRLYPLKKANAQSTIRCIFDQYIPELGKPKKMQFDHGTQFTSVAWISKLTKEGIIPIYSSIRHPQGNIVERVNRELGRFFRTFLTDKHTSWLNWVEIIESCINEVHHDTTGFTPIEIQLNTAPTRFWENWVTTSRIKLDSEVKLTLVRSNIERKGKVRAKRFNQVHKMAKFELGDLVLIRALNVSDTKEKKMAKFFALYEGPYRVARQVGEATFVLEHPETQVERGKFHVNMFKLYIPPGEPGT, from the coding sequence ATGCAAAGCATTATCCCAGAAGGCGTCGGGGACTTAGTCTCCATCGACTACTTCGGCCCGCTGCCTGCGAGCAAGGGTAACTATAAGTGGCTGCTCATCACCATCGATGCGTTTAGTAAATTTGTGAGGCTGTATCCTCTGAAAAAGGCGAACGCGCAGTCCACCATCCGTTGCATTTTTGACCAATACATTCCTGAGCTCGGTAAACctaaaaaaatgcaatttgaTCATGGCACACAGTTCACTTCAGTGGCTTGGATAAGTAAACTGACAAAGGAAGGAATAATACCTATTTACTCCTCGATCCGACATCCGCAAGGAAACATTGTAGAGCGGGTTAACCGCGAGCTGGGTAGGTTTTTTCGTACATTCCTGACCGATAAGCATACCTCGTGGCTGAATTGGGTTGAAATCATAGAAAGCTGCATAAACGAGGTGCACCACGATACCACAGGGTTCACACCCATTGAAATCCAGTTAAATACGGCACCGACCCGGTTTTGGGAGAACTGGGTAACAACAAGTAGGATCAAACTAGATTCGGAGGTAAAGTTAACATTGGTGAGAAGTAATATCGAGAGGAAAGGCAAGGTCAGGGCAAAGAGGTTCAACCAAGTGCATAAAATGGCGAAATTTGAGTTAGGAGACCTAGTTTTAATCAGGGCACTAAATGTGTcggatacaaaagaaaaaaaaatggcaaagttCTTCGCACTATACGAGGGCCCATATCGAGTAGCAAGACAAGTCGGAGAGGCAACGTTTGTACTCGAGCACCCAGAGACGCAGGTCGAAAGGGGCAAGTTTCATGTCAATATGTTTAAACTGTATATCCCACCAGGTGAACCTGGAACCTAG